From the genome of Anopheles moucheti chromosome 3, idAnoMoucSN_F20_07, whole genome shotgun sequence, one region includes:
- the LOC128301659 gene encoding protein G12-like — translation MKLAVIVAACLVATVACAPTQRALTDDFDDFVELLPLEDLLSLALRYLVSDKEVQQVLLYLQGKEFGKVWDQFFALTAVQDLLNYLEEAGVPAYESLNVVADFLGLTPLKPNVRSLRTGGLNGLLEETLAMLPLEELEALFEEKMKTSTEFKALFEKLQKFDHKQLRDLYETSAEVKGMVQKLRDLGVDVDHIVEVVKDFFGWTPTQRALTDDFDDFVELLPLDDLLSLALRYLVSDKEVQQVLLYLQGKEFGKVWDQFFALTAVQDLLNYLEEAGVPAYESLNVVADFLGLTPLKPNVRSLRTGGLNGLLEETLAMLPLEELEALFEEKMKTSTEFKALFEKLQKFDHKQLRDLYETSAEVKGMVQKLRDLGVDVDHIVEVVKDFFGWN, via the exons ATGAAACTTGCAGTGATCGTAGCCGCTTGCTTGGTTGCCACAGTCGCCTGTGCGCCAACTCAACGTGCCCTTACTGATGACTTTGACGATTTCGTGGAATTGCTTCCTTTGGAAGACCTGCTGAGCTTGGCCCTCCGTTACCTGGTTAGCGACAAAGAAGTCCAGCAAGTGTTGCTCTATCTGCAAGGAAAGGAATTTGGAAAGGTTTGGGATCAGTTCTTCGCTCTCACGGCAGTACAAGATTTGTTGAACTATTTGGAGGAAGCTGGCGTTCCAGCATACGAGTCGCTGAATGTTGTCGCCGATTTCTTGGGTTTGACTCCTTTGAAACCAAACGTGCGAAGTC TGCGTACGGGTGGATTGAACGGATTGCTTGAAGAGACCCTTGCCATGTTGCCACTAGAGGAACTGGAGGCACTCTTTGAAGAAAAGATGAAGACTAGCACTGAGTTCAAGGCTTTGTTCGAGAAACTGCAGAAGTTTGACCATAAGCAGTTGAGAGACCTATACGAG ACTTCGGCTGAAGTAAAAGGAATGGTCCAAAAGCTGCGCGATCTCGGTGTTGATGTTGATCACATTGTTGAGGTGGTCAAGGATTTCTTCGGATGGA CGCCAACTCAACGTGCCCTTACTGATGACTTTGACGATTTCGTGGAATTGCTTCCTTTGGACGACCTGCTGAGCTTGGCCCTCCGTTACCTGGTTAGCGACAAAGAAGTCCAGCAAGTGTTGCTCTATCTGCAAGGAAAGGAATTTGGAAAGGTTTGGGATCAGTTCTTCGCTCTCACGGCAGTACAAGATTTGTTGAACTATTTGGAGGAAGCTGGCGTTCCAGCATACGAGTCGCTGAATGTTGTCGCCGATTTCTTGGGTTTGACTCCTTTGAAACCAAACGTGCGAAGTC TGCGTACGGGTGGATTGAACGGATTGCTTGAAGAGACCCTTGCCATGTTGCCACTAGAGGAACTGGAGGCACTCTTTGAAGAAAAGATGAAGACTAGCACTGAGTTCAAGGCTTTGTTCGAGAAACTGCAGAAGTTTGACCATAAGCAGTTGAGAGACCTATACGAG ACTTCGGCTGAAGTAAAAGGAATGGTCCAAAAGCTGCGCGATCTCGGTGTTGATGTTGATCACATTGTTGAGGTGGTCAAGGATTTCTTCGGATGGAACTAA
- the LOC128302750 gene encoding uncharacterized protein LOC128302750 — MVFQCTTKMKELIHLWIVSVCISSGVVAAYEEYNIEAFSIVQRVFDRLEQDATQLHDVLCVNCDDKVFEDVVIRLQQVRPYVTMRRFTLLAGTRVMPSGMHRIPTLVLQSCTPASYCHWGESFLFSNPHKYSIFIQFFHGLSIAQRIHHANELASGGIMQILQIVAPSDSYSKCSVYITGALAQKVIKVSNNSEMETQLFDGTLTNFRNFVYEVGLVPMFVHLYTKKNTFQHLEINAFLTILKKQGAKYRFHRETNLNHLLTKMLSGKMHVLLNSVEMSGTYFEFAYWKDIQEYCIILPRRYERMHLQLLLTPFKWQIWMVIVLILVGVQVVSLIFPDRVPRSLILKCFFGGGEREHNLTTGSRLIVCAICILIFLFTETYQAILLSLMSADPFVKNPETIDEFIEQNHTLLILKGTKENLPSTLRNLANEVDKMELNMTIRNASIASCELAHFLNKNPFDWELPSKPDLIVVKPHLYQRLKHIVFSRTCPAVREYQRYMDIMFEVGLYHRDHMKWFPKRVLRRREKSFNDLIVLTDDLIPVWELLGTGLSVALACFVAEHVVFRLYYIIRMIKRIKLG; from the exons atGGTATTTCAATG CACCACTAAAATGAAGGAACTCATCCATTTATGGATAGTGAGTGTTTGCATCAGCAGTGGTGTTGTAGCGGCTTACGAGGAATACAATATAGAGGCGTTTTCAATAGTGCAACGAGTGTTCGACCGATTGGAGCAAGATGCAACACAACTGCACGATGTATTGTGCGTGAATTGTGATGATAAAGTGTTTGAAGATGTTGTAATCAGACTGCAGCAAGTGCGACCTTATGTAACAATGAGACGTTTTACACTACTGGCTGGAACTAGGGTAATGCCATCGGGCATGCATCGGATCCCGACGTTGGTATTACAAAGCTGTACGCCTGCTTCGTAT TGCCACTGGGGTGAATCATTTCTATTTTCCAACCCACATAAGTATTCAATATTTatacagttttttcatggtctATCGATCGCCCAAAGAATCCATCATGCAAATGAATTGGCAAGTGGTGGCATCATGCAAATACTTCAAATTGTCGCTCCTTCTGACAGCTATAGCAAATGCAGTGTTTACATAACGGGTGCGCTAGCGCAGAAAGTGATAAAGGTTAGCAATAACAGTGAGATGGAAACACAGTTATTCGATGGCACTCTGACTAACTTTAGGAATTTTGTGTATGAGGTAGGTCTCGTGCCAATGTTTGTGCATTTATAtacgaagaaaaacacattccaacaCTTAGAGATTAACGCATTTTTAACTATTCTCAAGAAACAAGGCGCAAAATATCGTTTCCATCGCGAAACAAATCTGAACCACCTGTTGACGAAGATGTTGTCTGGAAAAATGCATGTTTTGTTGAATTCCGTTGAAATGTCAGGCACTTACTTTGAATTTGCGTATTGGAAAGATATTCAAGAgtattgtattattttacCGCGTCGCTACGAACGAATGCATCTGCAGCTGCTGTTAACGCCGTTCAAATGGCAAATATGGATGGTGATAGTGCTTATTCTGGTGGGAGTGCAAGTCGTTAGCCTAATATTTCCCGATCGTGTGCCGCGTTCCTTGATTctgaagtgtttttttggaGGCGGAGAACGGGAACATAACCTAACCACCGGCAGCCGATTAATTGTTTGCGCTATTTGCATTCTAATATTTCTGTTCACCGAAACGTACCAAGCGATCCTTCTCTCTCTCATGTCAGCGGATCCATTCGTAAAGAATCCTGAAACAATTGACGAATTTATTGAGCAGAATCATACCTTGCTAATATTAAAAGGAACAAAAGAGAACCTGCCTAGTACATTACGAAACCTTGCGAACGAGGTCGACAAGATGGAACTTAATATGACAATAAGAAATGCGTCAATCGCGAGCTGCGAGTTAGCACATTTTTTGAACAAGAATCCTTTTGATTGGGAATTACCTTCAAAACCCGATCTGATAGTGGTCAAGCCACACTTGTATCAACGTTTGAAACACATTGTTTTTAGTAGGACTTGTCCAGCAGTGCGAGAGTATCAGCGGTACATGGATATTATGTTTGAAGTGGGACTTTATCATAGGGATCACATGAAATGGTTTCCAAAACGAGTATTAAGACGGAGGGAAAAATCATTTAACGATTTAATCGTGCTTACAGACGATCTTATCCCGGTGTGGGAGCTCTTGGGAACCGGCTTGTCAGTAGCGTTAGCTTGTTTTGTAGCCGAGCACGTAGTATTTAGACTATATTACATTATCCGAATGATAAAACGCATCAAATTGGGATAA
- the LOC128302751 gene encoding uncharacterized protein LOC128302751, giving the protein MKLMLYYLAICNLGQLEKSYIRNKHSIHFQLFKNTTRTKLDKALMDAKKMGISSVVQLIDNQNENPRVRVRCGGFFVASYLEPPLSQLANVLLNGSLTKLDNFMYHVAVTPISTRFFVQNGNVVGFEVDICRLIIAQQKAYAQFHFTKTSEIGKVLQLLYYGQIDLFLNILQTKQHYSFVRAVWQQHRAYCITLPKKMERMHLELLLHPFEWQIWVVFISVLLLLQLINLIFPTKFNHNLIMICFFGSGPSEHVLPSTARLMVCAVCIIMFLLTETYQAILLSLIATDSHMKNPATVEEFLESNMTLYAIKGSMYMIPEKLLPVTHVVPTSMTIYSMFVHATVQPCSDALFWNTNPLKLNLPVREELISIQPPIFYSPHYVTFNHLSPLAHGYQTYMDRLFEVGIYHHLQSKWYPKKIFDEKEVTFNDSIVLADDLIPVWELLGFGLLFSSLIFVCEWSLFYIRFRWVR; this is encoded by the exons ATGAAGCTAATGCTTTACTATCTTGCAATT TGTAATTTGGGGCAGCTGGAAAAGTCGTACATACGCAACAAACATTCGATTCATTTCcagttatttaaaaataccaCACGAACCAAATTGGACAAGGCGCTCATGGATGCTAAAAAAATGGGTATTTCGTCGGTAGTGCAGTTGATTGATAATCAGAACGAGAATCCGCGTGTCAGGGTACGTTgtggtggattttttgttgcttcataTTTGGAACCCCCGCTGTCACAACTGGCAAATGTGCTTCTAAACGGATCTCTAACCAAACTGGATAATTTTATGTACCACGTAGCGGTTACACCAATTTCTACCCGGTTCTTTGTTCAGAATGGCAACGTCGTCGGGTTCGAGGTAGACATTTGTCGATTGATAATTGCTCAACAGAAAGCGTACGCTCAGTTTCACTTTACGAAAACATCCGAGATAGGTAAAGTGCTGCAACTGTTATATTATGGGCAAATTGATctatttttgaacattctgCAAACTAAGCAACATTACAGCTTTGTACGAGCAGTTTGGCAGCAGCACCGTGCATACTGCATTACACTGCCGAAGAAGATGGAACGGATGCACCTGGAATTGCTGCTGCATCCGTTCGAGTGGCAAATTTGGGTGGTTTTCAtcagtgttttgttgttattgcagCTGATAAATCTAATCTTTCCCACGAAATTTAATCATAATCTTATCATGATTTGTTTCTTTGGGAGCGGGCCATCAGAGCACGTACTGCCATCAACCGCACGGTTGATGGTTTGCGCTGTATGTATAATTATGTTTTTGCTAACGGAAACTTATCAAGCCATTCTACTGTCGTTGATAGCAACCGACTCACATATGAAGAATCCTGCAACTGTTGAGGAATTCCTGGAAAGTAATATGACGCTTTATGCAATTAAAGGGTCAATGTACATGATACCAGAGAAACTGCTTCCCGTTACGCATGTCGTGCCGACTTCAATGACAATTTACTCGATGTTCGTTCACGCCACCGTGCAACCCTGTTCTGATGCTTTATTCTGGAACACCAACCCATTGAAGTTGAATCTTCCTGTAAGGGAAGAGCTAATTAGCATACAGCCTCCAATATTTTACTCTCCGCACTATGTTACATTTAATCATCTGAGTCCTTTAGCGCATGGATACCAAACGTATATGGATCGATTGTTTGAGGTTGGTATTTATCATCACTTGCAAAGCAAATGGTATCCAAAAAAGATTTTTGATGAGAAAGAAGTTACATTTAATGATTCCATAGTTTTGGCCGATGATTTGATCCCTGTGTGGGAGTTGCTGGGATTTGGTTTACTTTTTAGTTCGTTGatatttgtgtgtgagtggtcaTTATTCTATATCAGATTTCGTTGGGTTAGGTAA
- the LOC128302752 gene encoding protein G12-like: MIKLDFLALLVISVSASVLTEHSNGLLRDIEDFVDLLDLDRIVQLTNAYYLNDQDFQSILEYLQSEEFSVVWNGFFGLAMIRDLGMYLTQEGVPLYDYVDLVAYFIGQSPVNSRLLQHISKTEHRGLKAYVEQLFAMLPWSEWKNLYEVKQRSSVPFKSLVIKLRSANYTELNQFYQNSKELRSFFQVLRLHGLDVEFYEHYLIQNFPLV, encoded by the exons ATGATAAAGCTGGATTTCTTAGCTCTATTGGTGATTTCGGTTTCGGCAAGTGTTTTAACTGAACATTCGAATGGTTTGTTGAGAGATATAGAAGACTTCGTAGATCTATTAGATCTAGATCGTATCGTGCAACTGACAAACGCGTACTATTTGAATGATCAAGATTTTCAGTCGATATTGGAATACTTGCAAAGCGAAGAGTTTTCCGTCGTATGGAACGGTTTCTTTGGTTTGGCTATGATCCGTGATTTAGGCATGTATTTGACCCAGGAAGGAGTTCCTCTCTACGATTATGTAGACCTTGTTGCATATTTCATCGGTCAATCACCTGTGAACAGCCGACTGTTGCAACATATTAGCAAAA CAGAGCACCGTGGTTTGAAGGCATATGTTGAACAATTGTTTGCTATGCTGCCATGGAGCGAATGGAAGAATTTGTATGAAGTAAAACAAAGAAGTAGTGTACCCTTCAAATCCTTAGTCATTAAACTGCGAAGTGCGAATTACACAGAATTAAACCAGTTTTACCAG AACTCCAAGGAACTACGATCCTTTTTTCAAGTACTGAGACTCCATGGATTAGATGTTGAGTTCTACGAACATTATTTAATACAAAATTTTCCGTTGGTTTGA